A genomic window from Pseudomonas alcaligenes includes:
- a CDS encoding DsbE family thiol:disulfide interchange protein → MKRLILLLPLALFLGMALFLYRGLFLDPQELPSALINKPLPAFSLPDLKDEQRLITEKDLKGPALVNVWATWCPTCKAEHQMLNQLAKAGVVIHGVNYKDDSVAARQWLKDYLDPYRVNVADPQGSLGINLGVYGAPETFLIDAQGIIRHKYVGAIDERVWREELAPRYQALLESKL, encoded by the coding sequence ATGAAACGCCTGATCTTGTTGCTGCCGCTGGCGCTGTTCCTCGGCATGGCACTGTTTCTCTACCGTGGCCTGTTCCTCGATCCGCAGGAGCTGCCCTCGGCACTGATCAACAAGCCGTTGCCGGCCTTCAGCCTGCCGGACCTGAAGGACGAGCAGCGCCTGATCACCGAGAAGGACCTCAAGGGGCCGGCCTTGGTCAACGTCTGGGCCACCTGGTGCCCGACCTGCAAGGCCGAGCACCAGATGCTCAACCAGCTGGCCAAGGCTGGCGTGGTGATCCATGGCGTCAACTACAAGGACGACAGCGTGGCCGCGCGCCAGTGGCTGAAGGACTACCTCGACCCCTACCGGGTCAACGTGGCTGACCCGCAAGGCTCGCTGGGCATCAACCTGGGCGTGTATGGCGCGCCCGAGACTTTCCTGATCGATGCCCAGGGCATCATCCGCCACAAGTACGTCGGCGCCATCGATGAGCGCGTCTGGCGCGAGGAACTGGCGCCGCGCTACCAGGCGCTGTTGGAGAGCAAACTGTGA
- a CDS encoding cytochrome c-type biogenesis protein, protein MKRLLIACLLGLSLVGVARAAIDTYEFKDEVERERFRSLTEELRCPKCQNQNIADSNAPIATDLRREIYRMLDDGRSDKEIVDFLVMRYGDFVMYKPPLDSRTWLLWYGPFGLLGLGAVVLCVLVLRRRKVERAPAQVALSAAERERLDALLKENRDTQD, encoded by the coding sequence GTGAAGCGCCTGCTGATCGCCTGCCTACTCGGCCTGAGCCTGGTCGGTGTGGCCCGCGCCGCCATCGACACCTACGAGTTCAAGGACGAGGTGGAGCGCGAGCGCTTCCGCAGCCTCACCGAGGAACTGCGTTGCCCCAAGTGCCAGAACCAGAACATCGCCGACTCCAACGCACCGATCGCCACTGACCTGCGCCGCGAGATCTACCGCATGCTCGACGATGGTCGTAGCGACAAGGAAATCGTCGATTTTCTGGTCATGCGCTATGGCGACTTCGTCATGTACAAGCCGCCGCTGGACAGCCGCACTTGGCTGCTCTGGTACGGCCCCTTCGGCCTGCTGGGCCTGGGCGCCGTCGTGCTCTGCGTGCTGGTGCTGCGCCGGCGCAAGGTGGAGCGGGCGCCCGCGCAGGTCGCCCTGAGCGCCGCCGAACGTGAGCGCCTCGACGCTCTGCTGAAAGAAAACCGGGATACCCAAGACTGA
- the ccmI gene encoding c-type cytochrome biogenesis protein CcmI — MIEFWLAVGLLLLVGTAFLLIPVLRGRRAQAEEDRTALNVALYQERLAELTAQREAGTLTVEQFDAGQAEAARELLADTEGGRGGRVHRLGKALPLLMALAVPGLAFGLYWQWGASQQLAAMQEQPSIQRMTAQLEQAVKDNPDSSEAWYFLGRIYMGEGRAAEAAKAFEQVIRIAGRAPELLGQLAQARYFAAGKQWGGELQALTDEALKGDPGEVTSLGLLGIAAFEDQRFADAVDYWQRLLAQMPADDPSRASIQIGIDRAREQLQAAGQSLPETPAAPSAAVISVSVDLAPELKAKVQPGDAVFVFARAASGPPMPLAVKRLTVADLPTQVELSDADAMMEQLKLSSFPEIQLVARVSRSGVATQGEWVGRGQPISSSTREPQQLLIDSPEQAP; from the coding sequence ATGATCGAATTCTGGCTCGCCGTCGGCCTGCTTTTGCTGGTCGGCACGGCTTTTCTGCTGATTCCCGTGCTGCGCGGCCGCCGCGCCCAGGCCGAGGAAGACCGTACCGCACTCAACGTCGCCCTGTACCAGGAGCGTCTGGCCGAGCTCACTGCCCAGCGTGAGGCGGGCACCCTGACCGTCGAACAGTTCGACGCCGGCCAGGCCGAGGCTGCGCGCGAGCTGCTGGCCGATACCGAGGGCGGCAGGGGCGGGCGTGTCCATCGCCTGGGCAAGGCGCTGCCGTTGCTGATGGCGCTGGCCGTGCCGGGCCTGGCCTTCGGCCTGTACTGGCAGTGGGGCGCCAGCCAGCAGCTGGCGGCCATGCAGGAGCAGCCATCGATCCAGCGCATGACCGCGCAGCTGGAGCAGGCGGTCAAGGACAATCCCGATTCTTCCGAGGCCTGGTATTTCCTCGGTCGCATCTACATGGGCGAGGGCCGTGCCGCCGAGGCGGCCAAGGCCTTCGAGCAGGTGATCCGCATCGCTGGGCGTGCGCCTGAGCTGCTCGGCCAGCTGGCCCAGGCCCGCTACTTCGCCGCCGGCAAGCAGTGGGGCGGCGAACTGCAGGCGCTGACCGACGAGGCGCTCAAGGGCGACCCGGGCGAGGTCACCAGCCTCGGGCTGCTGGGTATCGCCGCCTTCGAGGACCAGCGCTTCGCCGATGCCGTCGACTACTGGCAGCGCCTGCTGGCGCAGATGCCGGCGGACGACCCGTCACGCGCCTCGATCCAGATTGGCATCGACCGTGCCCGTGAGCAGCTGCAGGCCGCCGGCCAGTCGCTGCCCGAGACGCCGGCAGCCCCGAGCGCGGCGGTGATCAGCGTCAGCGTCGACCTGGCGCCAGAGCTCAAGGCCAAGGTGCAGCCGGGCGATGCGGTGTTCGTCTTCGCCCGCGCCGCCTCCGGCCCGCCCATGCCGCTGGCGGTCAAGCGTCTGACCGTGGCGGATCTGCCGACCCAGGTCGAGCTCAGCGATGCCGATGCGATGATGGAGCAGCTCAAGCTCTCCAGCTTCCCCGAGATCCAGCTGGTCGCCCGCGTTTCGCGCAGCGGCGTGGCCACCCAGGGTGAATGGGTCGGACGCGGCCAACCGATCTCCAGCAGCACCCGCGAGCCGCAACAGCTGCTGATCGACAGCCCGGAGCAGGCCCCGTGA